The following is a genomic window from Arthrobacter sp. NicSoilB4.
TCGGTGGTCTCTGCGTCGGCGTCGGCGGGAGCCTCGGCTGCGTCGTCCTTCTTGGCCTTCTTGGTGATGGCTTCCGGGATGATCACGGAACCCTTTTCCGGGGTAACGAAGGCAGCCTTGGGCGCCTTGGTCTTCAAGGTGCCCTCCTGGCCCGGGAGACCCTTGAACTTCTGCCAGTCACCAGTGATCTTGAGGATCGCGGCGACCTGCTCGGACGGCTGTGCGCCGACGCCGAGCCAGTACTGGGCACGGTCCGTGTCGACCTCGATGTACGAGGGCTCTTCGGTCGGGTGGTACTTGCCGATCTCTTCGATCGCACGGCCATCACGCTTGGAGCGTGCATCCATGACGACGATACGGTAGTACGGTGCGCGCATCTTGCCGAAGCGCTTAAGGCGAATCTTTACGGCCACTTTTGTGGTCACTCCTGTTTCTGAAACGGGGTCGAGCCCGGCGTTCTGCACCCGTGGGGCGGGCCATACTAGGGGGTTCTAAAAGGACAAGATCCGGACGCGGAGAGAGGGGCCACGCAGATCAAGTACCTGTTTATTGTGCCAGATCAGCGGCGGGATTTCGACTTGACACCCGCAACCGGTCCATTTAGGGCTCCAATCGGCGTCAGGAAGTCCAGACGTAGAGGCCGGATTTGCTGGCGGGGTCGATGGCGGCGGCCAGTTCGGCAAGCTGCCGGACGTAGCGGGCGGCCTGCTCCGCACCGAAGGGCATGTCCTCCTCGGCGGCCCAGCTTTCGGCGACGTCGTCCAGGACGACTTCCTCGCCCTCGGTCTCATAGGTGAGCAGCTCGGCGAGGGCGCGGACCATCGCCGGCGGGACGCCGAGCAGGGAGTCGCTGGCAACATCCACCATGGCAAGCTCGTAGTCGGCGCCGGCGGCATGGACGGCGGTGCCGGCCAGATCGCCCAGGCGCTCGACTTCGAAGTCCGTGATATCCGCAATACGGACGGCGCCGGGGGCCGCAGCAGCCCCGCCGTCGAGGGCGGTGGCACGCTTGAGGGCTTCGTCGTGGGTGGAGACAAAGACTTCGGTGAATCCCATGGAACTCGTCCTTAGCTGTTCGGCGGCGCTGGTCCGCTGTTTTTGGCGTCGCTTCAGCCTAGCCGTTCTTGCATGAGCCGGAGCCCGAACGGGACATGCCCTCCCCTGCCCGTGACCGATGGACATAAGGCCACCATGCCCGCCCCTGGCCGCGAAAAGTGGACATGCTCCCCACCCCCGTCCGCGAAAGGTGGACATGTTCCCCTCTACCGGCAGCTCAAGCCGTGCTCGGACGGGACATGCCCTCCCCTGCCCGTGACCGATGGACATATGGTCACCATGCCCATCCCTGGCCGCGAAAAGTGGACATGCTCCCCGGTCCCGTCGGCGAGCAGTGGACATGTCCTCCGCCTACCTGGTCACGCGCTGACCCACTCGCCCGGCATGGTGGACATGCCCTCCCGAGACCTGCACGAATGGACATAAAGTCACCATGCCCATTCGCTTACGTCAGCGCTGGACATGTCCCCTGGACCGAACCCACCCGGCAGGCAGGGAGGCAGTGGCAGGGGCCAGCCGTGCGGGCGGCGGCGCCGGCGCCGGGCGTGCCCCTAGCGGACCGCGACTCGGATCCGGTTGCGCCAGGGATCCTCGAAGCGCAGCTCGGCTCCGGTGTGGTGGGACTGGACACCGGCAGCCTTGAGGCGGTCGGCAAGGGCGCCGACGTCGTCGCCCGCCGGCACTTCGATCAGCACCTCGCCGAGGCCCAGGGTGTCGCGGCGGGGGCCCGCGCCGCGGCTGTTCCAGACGTTCATGGCCATGTGGTGGTGGTAGCCGCCCGCAGAGACAAAGAGCGCCTGGCCGTGCCAGCCGGCGGTCTTTTCGAAGCCGAGCGTTCCCACATAGAAGTCCTGGGCGGACTGGACGTCGCCGACCTGCAGGTGGACGTGCCCGACGCCGGCATCCGCCTCGCGCTGGCCGGCGAGCGAGGCCTCGGTGAGGTGCTGCTCGAGGTAGCGCTGCGGAGGAAGAGCGAGGCTGTCCATCACGACGTTCTTGCCATCCCAGGACCAGGCGTCGCGGGGCCGGTCCCAGTAGAGCTCGATGCCGTTGCCTTCGGGGTCGTTGAAGTAGAAGGCCTCACTGACTAGGTGGTCGGCGCTGCCGGTGAAGGACTGCGGCTCGTACTGGGCGGCGGACGCCACGGTGGCGGCGAGGGCCGGCTGGTCGTCGAACAGCAGGGCGGTGTGGAAGAGGCCGGCCTCGCCGCGGGACGGCAGGTTCAGCCCGGGGGCCGGTGCCAGGTGGACCAGCGGCTTCCGCTTGCGTCCGAGGTAGAGCCCGCCGTCCTGCTCGGCCACGACGTCGAGGCCAAGGGCGCGCTGGTAGTAGTCGGTCATCACCTTCATGTCGCCGACCTTGAGCATCACGGTGCCCATGGTGAGTTCAGCGGGAAGGAGGTCCTGGGTGCTGGCTTCTGCGGTCATTTCATCGCTCCGATGCGTCGGCGGCCACCGTCCGTCGATGACCCTTCATAGATATAAATTACTTGAAGCTTCAATTTATTCCTAATGGAGCGGGCAGGTTCCTAGCGGACCACTTCTCCGCGCAGCACGATGTTCTTGAGCTCCTGCAGGGTCGCCAGGTTCCTGCGCGGGTCCTCGACGCAGACCACGACGTCCGCGCTGGCACCGCCGGTGATGCCGTCCGCTCCCAGCCAGTCCCGCGCAGCCCAGGCGCCGGCGTCGAGCGCTGCCGCGGCCGGGAGTCCGGCGGCGTGCAGCGCCTGGAGCTCGTCAACGATCCGCCCGTGTTTGATGACGCTGCCGGCGTCCGTTCCGGCGTAGATGGTGACGCCGGCTTCGTACGCCTCAAGGACGCGTTCTGCCCGGCGCTCCCAGAGCGAGCGCATGTGCGCGGCATAGCGCGGGAACTTCCCCTCTGCCTGCGCGGCGATGTCCGGGAAAGTGGCGATGTTGATCAGGGTCGGGACGATCGGCACGCCCTGCTCGACGAACCGCGGGATGTGCCGGGGAAGCAGCCCGGTTCCGTGTTCGATGCAGTCGATCCCGGCGTCGAGCATGTCATCGAGCGTGTCCTCGGCGAAGCAATGCGCCGTGACGCGGGCACCCTCATCGTGGGCCGCCTCGACTGCGTCCTTCAGCGTCCGGGCCGGGAAGCTGGCGGCCAGGTCACCGGCGTCCCGGTCGATCCAGTCCCCCACGAGCTTGACCCACCCGTCCCCGGCGCGGGCCTGCTTGCGCACTGCCTCCACCAGGTCCAACGGCTCAACCTCGACGGCGAAGTCCCGGAGGTACCGCCGTGTCCTCGCGATGTGGCGGCCGGCGCGGATGAGCCGCGGCAGGTCGGCGCGCTGCTGGATCCAGCGGGTGTTGTGCACTGCGCCGGCGTCGCGGACAAGCAGGGTTCCGGCGTCGCGGTCGGCCAGGGCCTGCCGCTCCGCAACGTCATCCGGGACGTCCCCGCCCGGGCCAAGACCGATGTGGCAGTGCGCGTCGACCAGTCCGGGGATGACCCAGCCGTCCAACACCAGGTCCGGAGCGGCGGAGGGCCGATGGAACGTGAGGAGACCGTCGACGGACCACAGGCCGTGATGCTCCGTGCCGGGTCCGGTGAGGACGGTGCCGCTGAATTCGATGGTGCGGGTCATGGCTTAAAGCCTAAGCTCCATGCCGGGAACGCCCGGGGCCCAGCTCCGCATCGGGCAAACGGTCGGCCTCCGCCTCGAGGAGCGGACGGCAGCCGCCGCACCGTTCAGGACGCCTGGGCGTGCTGCTGCCGGCCGACGTCGGCGATGAACGTCCGGATGACCCGGTTGCCTTCCGCTGAATCCTGGGGCCGGTGCCCGCCTGCCGCGATGCGGTGCAGGGCGCCGGTCTCGCGCAGGTAGCCCGCGATCTCCTCGTAGAGCGGTTCCCAGCCTCCGGTCAGGACCAGCGTGGGGACGCCGGGGACGATCTGCAGCGGGGCTTCCCACGGCGGGGCTTGCAGGCGCAGGCGACGCGCCTCCCGCTGGTCTTCCGGGCGCGGGGCGCCGAGGGTCGCTTGGGCGGGTGTGTGGGCGGCGAACACCCGGCGGACGAATTCGCGGTGGAAATCCTCGTCGCTGAGGTGGTGGCGGACCTCAAAGAGCGGCTGCATCAGGGCGCGGTGCGCCGCCGAGGCAGGCAGCTCCGCGGTGAGCGAGAGGCAGGCCGGTTCCACGAGGGTCAGCGACTGCACCAGATCGGGGCGCTCGACGGCGGCCATCATCGCCGCGATGGCCCCTTGCGAATGGGCCACGACGTGGCCGCCGGCCGCGCCGCGGCCGTCGTCAGCCAGGGCGCCGAGGACGATGCCGGCGTCGGCGGCAAAGTCGGTTTCCAGCGGTTCCTCGACGGGGTCAAAGCCGTGGCGGCGCAGGAACAGCGCATCGTAGTTCAGCGCCATTCCGTGCTGTTTCGGCCACGCAGCAGCGCCGAAGCTGCCCGCCCCGTGGACGAAAACTACGCGCTGCTTGAACATGGTCTAACCCTATGGCACCGGCCCCACAATGGGGCCGCCGACATCTCGGCCGGACGGGGCTATTTGCCGCCGCCGAGGAACTTGTCGAAGCCCTTGGGCAGGTTCAGCTGGGAGGGGTCGAAATCCCCGCCCTGCTGGCCGAACGCGGCCCCGGTCGGAAGGGCCTTGGCGCCTGCGGCCCGCCGCGCCTCGGCGTCCTTGAGCTCCTGTGCGGCCTTGGCCGGGTTGCCGGAGCGGGCCTTCTTCTTCGGCGCGGCCTTGGCGCCCTTGCGGGCCCCGCCGCCGCCCATGCCTGGCATCCCCGGCATTCCGGGCATGCCGCCGCCGGCCGCCATCTTCTTCATCATCTTCTGGGCCTGGGCAAAGCGCTCCAGCAGGCCGTTGACCTCGGAGACGTGCACGCCGGAGCCGCGGGCAATACGGGCCCGGCGGGAACCGTTGATGATCTTGGGCGCGACGCGTTCGTGCGGCGTCATGGAACGCACGATCGCCTCGACCCGGTCGATCTCGCGTTCGTCGAACTGCTCGAGCTGCTGCCGGATGTTCTGCGCCCCGGGCATCATCATGAGCATTTTCTTCATGGAGCCCATGTTGCGGATCTGCTGCATCTGGGCCAGGAAGTCGTCCAGGGTGAAGTCTTCCTGGTCGGCGAATTTCTTCGCCATCCGGGCAGCCTCGTCCTTGTCCCAGTTCTTCTCGGCCTGCTCGATCAGGGTGAGCACGTCACCGAGGTCGAGGATGCGTGAGGCCATGCGGTCCGGGTGGAAGAGCTCGAAGTCGTCCAGGCCCTCGCCGGTGGACGCGAACATCACGGGCTTGCCGGTGATGGAGGAGACGGACAGCGCGGCACCGCCGCGCATGTCGCCGTCGAGCTTGGAGAGCACAATGCCGGTGAAGTTGACGCCCTCGTCGAAGGCCATGGCCGTGTTGACGGCGTCCTGGCCGATCATGGCGTCGACCACGAACAGCACTTCGTTCGGGACGATGGCGCGGCGGATCTGGCGCGCCTGCTCCATCATCTCGGCGTCGACGCCGGTCCGGCCGGCGGTGTCAACGATCACGACGTCGTGGAGGGTGCGGCGGGCTTCCTCGACGCCGGCGCGGGCGACGGCGACCGGATCGCCGGCCGGGTGGTCGAGTTCGGTCGAGGTGGCGCCCGGGTGCGGGGCGAAGACCGGCACGCCGGCACGCTGGCCGACGACCTGGAGCTGGGTCACCGCATTGGGACGCTGCAGATCGCAGGCCACCAGCATGGGGCTGTGGCCCTGCGCCTTGAGGTGCTTGGAGAGCTTCCCGGCCAGGGTGGTCTTACCGGCACCCTGGAGGCCGGCGAGCATGATGATGGTGGGCCCGGTCTTCGCGAGGCGGATCCGGCGGGTCTCGCCTCCGAGGATCTCGACGAGCTCCTCGTTGACGATCTTCACGATCTGCTGGCCCGGGTTCAGCGCCGCGGAAACCTCGGCGCCGAGGGCACGCTCGCGCACACGTCCGGTGAACTCGCGGACCACGGGCACGGCGACGTCGGCGTCCAGGAGGGCCCGCCGGATTTCGCGGACCGTGGCGTCAACGTCCGCCTCGGTCAGGCGGCCCTTGCCACGGAGATTCTTGAAGGTTGCTGTCAACCGGTCAGAGAGTGAATTGAACACGCGCCGTGCACTTCTTTCAGTGGATCTACGGATGGCGGCCGGTCCGGCACGCCAGCGTCGCGACTGAAGTTCGCCTGAACGAACCGCCTCGACAACGGGACTCGACTATCTAGGGTACCAAGACGGGCGTTCAAGATGGCATGCTGGCGTAGGTGACCAGCAAAACAACTGTAAAAACCCTGCTCATCCTGGGCGCCTCGGGCGACCTCACCGGCAGGCTCCTGCTGCCGGGACTGGCCAGGCTCGTATCCCGGGGCCGCGCCGACGGCCTGACACTGGTGGGTGCCGGCTCGGATGCCTGGACCCCGGACCAGTGGACGGAGCGCCTCGAAGCGTCCTTCGCCGACGCCCACTCCCAGGCCGAGGCCCCAGGCCGCCGGGAGCTGAAGCGGATCAGGGAAACCACCAGCTACCATCAGCTCGACGTCACCGCCGACGGCCAGCTGGCCGGCCTGCTGGCGCAGCTCGAGGGACCCGTGGCCATCTACTTCGCCCTGCCGCCGAGCGTCAGCCAGCTGGCCTGCGAGGCGCTGGCCCCCGGCCAGGTGCCCGCCGGGACGCGGCTGGTCATGGAGAAGCCCTTCGGATCCAGCGAAGAGTCCGCCCGCCACCTCAATGCAACCCTCGCCGCGCTGGTTCCGGAGGACCACATCCACCGGGTGGACCATTTCCTGGGCAAGGCGACGGTGCTGAACATCCTGGGCCTGCGCTTCGCCAACACCTTCCTGGAGCCGGTGTGGAACCGCGAGCATATCGAAAAGGTCGAGATTGTCTTCGACGAAGACCTCGCACTGGAGGGGCGCGCCCGCTACTACGACGGCGCCGGCGCCCTGCGCGACATGATCCAGAGCCATCTCCTGCAGATCATGGCGCTCCTGGCGGTCGAACCGCCGGCGTCGGTGGATGAGCGGGACCTCCGCGACGCCGTGGCCACTGTACTGCGCGCAAGCAGCATCAAGGCGCCCTATGCAAAGAGCACACGCCGCGCCCGGTACACCGCAGGATCCATCGGCGGCCGGGCGGTGCCGGACTATGCCAAAGAAGAAGGCGTCGACGCCGACCGGGGCACCGAGACGCTCGCCGAGGTCGAGGTGGAGATCGACAACTGGCGCTGGCAGGGCGTCCCGTTCATCCT
Proteins encoded in this region:
- the rpsP gene encoding 30S ribosomal protein S16; the encoded protein is MAVKIRLKRFGKMRAPYYRIVVMDARSKRDGRAIEEIGKYHPTEEPSYIEVDTDRAQYWLGVGAQPSEQVAAILKITGDWQKFKGLPGQEGTLKTKAPKAAFVTPEKGSVIIPEAITKKAKKDDAAEAPADADAETTEAE
- a CDS encoding amidohydrolase family protein gives rise to the protein MTRTIEFSGTVLTGPGTEHHGLWSVDGLLTFHRPSAAPDLVLDGWVIPGLVDAHCHIGLGPGGDVPDDVAERQALADRDAGTLLVRDAGAVHNTRWIQQRADLPRLIRAGRHIARTRRYLRDFAVEVEPLDLVEAVRKQARAGDGWVKLVGDWIDRDAGDLAASFPARTLKDAVEAAHDEGARVTAHCFAEDTLDDMLDAGIDCIEHGTGLLPRHIPRFVEQGVPIVPTLINIATFPDIAAQAEGKFPRYAAHMRSLWERRAERVLEAYEAGVTIYAGTDAGSVIKHGRIVDELQALHAAGLPAAAALDAGAWAARDWLGADGITGGASADVVVCVEDPRRNLATLQELKNIVLRGEVVR
- a CDS encoding VOC family protein, whose protein sequence is MTAEASTQDLLPAELTMGTVMLKVGDMKVMTDYYQRALGLDVVAEQDGGLYLGRKRKPLVHLAPAPGLNLPSRGEAGLFHTALLFDDQPALAATVASAAQYEPQSFTGSADHLVSEAFYFNDPEGNGIELYWDRPRDAWSWDGKNVVMDSLALPPQRYLEQHLTEASLAGQREADAGVGHVHLQVGDVQSAQDFYVGTLGFEKTAGWHGQALFVSAGGYHHHMAMNVWNSRGAGPRRDTLGLGEVLIEVPAGDDVGALADRLKAAGVQSHHTGAELRFEDPWRNRIRVAVR
- a CDS encoding glucose-6-phosphate dehydrogenase, whose translation is MTSKTTVKTLLILGASGDLTGRLLLPGLARLVSRGRADGLTLVGAGSDAWTPDQWTERLEASFADAHSQAEAPGRRELKRIRETTSYHQLDVTADGQLAGLLAQLEGPVAIYFALPPSVSQLACEALAPGQVPAGTRLVMEKPFGSSEESARHLNATLAALVPEDHIHRVDHFLGKATVLNILGLRFANTFLEPVWNREHIEKVEIVFDEDLALEGRARYYDGAGALRDMIQSHLLQIMALLAVEPPASVDERDLRDAVATVLRASSIKAPYAKSTRRARYTAGSIGGRAVPDYAKEEGVDADRGTETLAEVEVEIDNWRWQGVPFILRSGKALGNKRKEAVVTFRPVPHLPKGFTGVDSPNQLRIGFGPDTLQFDVDVNGPGDILSLDRATLKAELSASALLPYGEVLEGVLTGDPLLSVRADTAEDCWRILEPVLKAWARGSAPLEEYAAGSDGPEGWPDAG
- the ffh gene encoding signal recognition particle protein, whose protein sequence is MFNSLSDRLTATFKNLRGKGRLTEADVDATVREIRRALLDADVAVPVVREFTGRVRERALGAEVSAALNPGQQIVKIVNEELVEILGGETRRIRLAKTGPTIIMLAGLQGAGKTTLAGKLSKHLKAQGHSPMLVACDLQRPNAVTQLQVVGQRAGVPVFAPHPGATSTELDHPAGDPVAVARAGVEEARRTLHDVVIVDTAGRTGVDAEMMEQARQIRRAIVPNEVLFVVDAMIGQDAVNTAMAFDEGVNFTGIVLSKLDGDMRGGAALSVSSITGKPVMFASTGEGLDDFELFHPDRMASRILDLGDVLTLIEQAEKNWDKDEAARMAKKFADQEDFTLDDFLAQMQQIRNMGSMKKMLMMMPGAQNIRQQLEQFDEREIDRVEAIVRSMTPHERVAPKIINGSRRARIARGSGVHVSEVNGLLERFAQAQKMMKKMAAGGGMPGMPGMPGMGGGGARKGAKAAPKKKARSGNPAKAAQELKDAEARRAAGAKALPTGAAFGQQGGDFDPSQLNLPKGFDKFLGGGK
- a CDS encoding alpha/beta hydrolase, which produces MFKQRVVFVHGAGSFGAAAWPKQHGMALNYDALFLRRHGFDPVEEPLETDFAADAGIVLGALADDGRGAAGGHVVAHSQGAIAAMMAAVERPDLVQSLTLVEPACLSLTAELPASAAHRALMQPLFEVRHHLSDEDFHREFVRRVFAAHTPAQATLGAPRPEDQREARRLRLQAPPWEAPLQIVPGVPTLVLTGGWEPLYEEIAGYLRETGALHRIAAGGHRPQDSAEGNRVIRTFIADVGRQQHAQAS